From one Suicoccus acidiformans genomic stretch:
- a CDS encoding RluA family pseudouridine synthase: protein MQIEILYEDNHLLIVEKPVNMPSQADKSQDPDVLTTLKQMIKVRDNKPGNVYLGLVHRLDRPVGGAMVFAKTSKAASRLSDSLRKRAIKRIYLAVVMGHVAPEGELKHHLYKNRQKNHVYAVDPQHPQAKPAHLSYQRLQQTKATSLVKVELHTGRSHQIRVQFQASGHPLYGDQKYGDHRIQKGTQIALWSHRLAIPHPTQDKVIEVVSYPPAKGVWRDFGY from the coding sequence GTGCAGATTGAAATCCTCTATGAGGATAATCATTTACTCATCGTTGAAAAGCCTGTAAATATGCCTTCACAAGCGGACAAAAGTCAAGATCCGGATGTGTTGACGACATTAAAGCAAATGATCAAAGTGCGCGATAATAAGCCAGGCAATGTCTATTTAGGACTGGTGCATCGCTTGGACCGACCGGTAGGGGGTGCCATGGTCTTTGCCAAGACGTCCAAAGCGGCTAGTCGCCTATCCGACTCCCTGCGTAAGCGAGCTATCAAGCGGATTTATTTGGCAGTTGTCATGGGACACGTCGCCCCAGAGGGAGAATTAAAGCACCACCTTTACAAAAATCGACAGAAAAACCATGTCTATGCCGTTGATCCCCAACATCCACAAGCTAAACCGGCTCATTTGAGTTATCAAAGGCTGCAACAAACGAAAGCTACCAGCCTCGTTAAAGTGGAACTACACACGGGTCGCTCGCACCAAATTCGGGTGCAATTTCAAGCCAGCGGTCACCCGCTCTACGGCGACCAAAAATATGGCGATCACCGCATCCAGAAGGGCACCCAAATTGCCCTATGGTCACACCGCCTAGCGATCCCTCATCCCACGCAAGATAAAGTCATAGAAGTAGTCAGCTATCCACCTGCCAAAGGTGTGTGGCGTGATTTTGGCTATTGA
- a CDS encoding catalase, protein MTEELRNPMAKNGLKPYGSSRNDRVPENKQAHTLDGIPVTNNDNTMTAGARGPIVMHDTWLIEKLQSFSRENIPERRMHAKGSGAFGTFTVTHDITQYTRAKLFSEIGKQTEMFARFSTVAGERGAADAERDIRGFALKFYTEEGNWDLAGNNTPVFFHRDPKHFIDLNRAIKRDPRTNLRSSNTNWDFWTSLPEALHQITITMSDRGIPSSYRFMHGFSSHTYAMYNEANERTWVQFHFRSQQGIQNLTDQEAERVVADDRESHQADLYNAIEQGEFPRWKMYIQVMTEEEAENMPFNPFDLTKVWPKKDFPLIEVGEFELNRNPENYFQDVEQAAFNPNAQVPGIGLSPDRMLQARAFSYQDAARYRLGANYHQIPVNYPRGVKEELNFYARDGQGRLDGNGGGTIHYTPNSYNNLHDAKGNAEPPMQGGEVKYYDFREDDHDYYTQPGQLFRAMSPEQQLVLFENTARNMGDSTMQIKHRHINNCYQADPDYGRGIAQALGIDLADVDLTPTPRDSEAANDEANARGFETLNFPTEPAEPASAKDLGPDGRDTNAADPKSLIDPMDDPYLL, encoded by the coding sequence ATGACAGAAGAATTACGTAACCCTATGGCCAAAAATGGCCTCAAACCCTATGGATCCAGTCGAAATGACCGGGTCCCTGAGAACAAGCAAGCTCATACCTTAGACGGTATTCCTGTAACCAACAATGACAATACCATGACCGCTGGTGCAAGAGGCCCGATTGTTATGCATGACACTTGGCTCATTGAGAAGCTACAATCCTTCTCACGCGAGAATATCCCTGAACGTCGCATGCATGCTAAAGGCTCTGGTGCCTTTGGAACGTTCACGGTCACCCATGATATTACCCAATATACGCGGGCGAAATTATTCTCAGAAATCGGCAAGCAAACCGAAATGTTCGCCCGCTTCTCAACCGTTGCTGGTGAACGCGGTGCAGCCGATGCTGAACGTGATATTCGTGGTTTTGCCTTGAAATTCTATACCGAGGAAGGTAATTGGGACTTAGCTGGCAATAACACCCCCGTATTCTTCCACCGCGATCCTAAGCATTTCATCGATTTGAACCGGGCGATTAAGCGTGACCCACGCACCAATTTACGCAGTTCAAATACTAACTGGGATTTCTGGACGTCTCTTCCAGAAGCCTTGCATCAAATCACCATTACCATGTCTGACCGCGGTATCCCATCCTCCTATCGCTTTATGCACGGCTTCTCCTCGCATACCTATGCCATGTATAATGAAGCCAATGAGCGTACCTGGGTGCAATTTCATTTCCGTAGCCAGCAAGGCATTCAGAACTTGACAGACCAAGAAGCAGAACGCGTCGTCGCTGATGACCGTGAATCGCATCAAGCAGATTTATACAATGCCATCGAACAAGGGGAATTCCCACGCTGGAAGATGTATATTCAAGTCATGACGGAAGAAGAAGCAGAGAATATGCCTTTTAATCCTTTTGACTTAACCAAGGTATGGCCCAAAAAAGATTTCCCACTGATTGAAGTTGGTGAATTTGAACTCAACCGCAATCCGGAAAACTATTTCCAAGACGTGGAGCAAGCGGCCTTTAACCCGAATGCCCAAGTACCAGGTATTGGCCTATCGCCTGACCGGATGCTTCAAGCGCGTGCTTTCTCTTACCAAGATGCAGCCCGTTACCGCCTCGGTGCTAACTACCACCAAATTCCGGTTAACTACCCAAGAGGGGTGAAAGAAGAATTGAACTTCTACGCCCGCGACGGCCAAGGTCGCTTGGACGGCAACGGAGGTGGCACCATCCACTATACGCCGAACTCATACAATAACTTGCATGATGCCAAAGGAAATGCTGAGCCACCAATGCAAGGCGGCGAAGTGAAGTATTATGACTTCCGCGAGGATGACCATGACTATTACACTCAACCTGGCCAACTCTTCCGCGCCATGTCACCGGAACAACAACTAGTCTTGTTCGAGAATACGGCACGGAATATGGGCGACTCAACGATGCAGATTAAGCACCGCCATATTAACAATTGCTACCAAGCGGACCCAGATTATGGCCGCGGTATCGCTCAGGCACTGGGCATTGATCTTGCTGACGTCGATTTAACCCCTACCCCAAGAGATTCCGAAGCTGCTAACGACGAAGCGAATGCGCGTGGCTTTGAAACCCTGAACTTTCCAACAGAACCCGCTGAACCGGCTTCTGCCAAGGATTTAGGCCCAGATGGCCGCGACACCAATGCCGCTGACCCTAAATCACTCATTGATCCAATGGATGACCCATACTTACTATAA
- a CDS encoding NAD(P)-dependent oxidoreductase: MKLGFIGIGVMGKAMAGHLLDAGYEVHVFNRTKAKADTLLERGAIWQDSPAEVTKQVDLVLSIVGYPEDVREIYFGEEGILPAVRPGQILIDMTTSTPALAKEIAAVAEAKEALAFDAPVSGGDLGARNGTLTVMVGGEEAAFESVKPILSSFAKEVRYFGPAGSGQHTKVANQIMVAGTMTGLTEMLAYAKAADLTLEDVLQTVGGGAAANWSLTNYGPRILQADYSPGFFVKHFVKDLKIALDEAEAMGLSLPATTLAYDLYEQLAQDHADEGTQALIKLWWPDGE; the protein is encoded by the coding sequence ATGAAGCTTGGATTTATTGGAATTGGTGTGATGGGCAAGGCAATGGCCGGTCATTTACTCGATGCAGGCTATGAGGTGCATGTCTTTAATCGGACTAAGGCTAAAGCTGATACGTTGCTTGAACGGGGTGCTATTTGGCAGGATTCCCCGGCTGAAGTGACGAAGCAAGTAGACCTTGTGCTGTCCATTGTGGGCTATCCTGAGGATGTTCGGGAGATTTATTTCGGGGAGGAAGGCATTCTTCCGGCGGTTCGCCCGGGGCAAATCCTTATCGATATGACAACAAGTACTCCGGCCTTAGCTAAGGAAATCGCCGCCGTAGCTGAAGCCAAAGAAGCACTAGCCTTTGACGCGCCAGTATCTGGCGGGGACTTAGGGGCTAGAAACGGGACTTTAACGGTAATGGTTGGCGGTGAGGAAGCGGCCTTTGAAAGTGTTAAGCCAATTTTAAGCAGCTTTGCTAAGGAAGTCAGGTATTTCGGTCCAGCAGGCAGTGGTCAACATACGAAGGTGGCCAATCAAATTATGGTTGCTGGAACGATGACCGGTTTAACGGAAATGTTAGCCTATGCGAAAGCTGCCGACTTAACACTTGAAGATGTACTCCAAACAGTTGGCGGAGGGGCAGCAGCGAATTGGTCCTTGACCAATTACGGCCCACGTATCCTGCAAGCAGATTATAGCCCTGGTTTCTTTGTGAAGCATTTCGTCAAAGATTTGAAGATTGCGCTGGATGAAGCCGAAGCGATGGGCTTGTCCTTGCCGGCTACGACCTTAGCCTATGATTTATATGAACAATTGGCACAAGACCATGCCGACGAAGGCACCCAAGCTTTGATTAAGTTATGGTGGCCGGACGGTGAATAA
- a CDS encoding NADPH-dependent FMN reductase, whose translation MTKIGIITGSTRTDRVNLQVAEYVLEVAKAHNQDAKFEIVDIKDYDLPMIDTAPPGMLNRNYPDERTQRWSEKIDSLDGFIFVTPEYNKNNTPALLNALDVISPEWGNKAAGLVGYGSTGAVTAIQTLRITLSNFNVATVGQFADFNLFTEFEEGTFKPFDYRKPTVQGLVDATVAWAKAFETLRK comes from the coding sequence ATGACAAAAATTGGTATTATTACAGGAAGCACCCGTACAGACCGGGTAAACTTACAAGTTGCTGAATATGTTCTTGAAGTAGCGAAAGCTCACAATCAAGACGCTAAGTTCGAAATCGTTGATATTAAAGATTACGATCTACCTATGATCGATACAGCCCCTCCAGGGATGTTAAACCGCAACTATCCAGATGAGCGCACGCAACGCTGGTCTGAGAAGATTGATTCCTTAGATGGCTTCATCTTCGTAACTCCAGAATATAACAAGAACAACACACCAGCCTTATTAAATGCCTTAGACGTTATTTCACCAGAATGGGGCAATAAAGCAGCTGGCCTTGTAGGTTATGGCTCAACCGGTGCTGTAACAGCCATTCAAACCCTACGTATCACTCTATCAAACTTCAATGTGGCAACTGTTGGTCAATTTGCTGACTTTAACTTATTCACAGAATTTGAAGAAGGTACTTTCAAGCCATTCGACTACCGTAAACCAACAGTTCAAGGCCTAGTTGATGCAACGGTTGCTTGGGCCAAAGCTTTCGAAACATTACGTAAATAA
- a CDS encoding protein phosphatase 2C domain-containing protein — MEAFIQGKASPELCEDALIQTQDYIAVIDGVTAKSNFTYQGHKTGWLMAQLVKKVLERLEPAADFQAFLQAVNQEVRAFYQKVDFTEDIKLFGLQAVGAIYSNHRREIWLVGDCQVMVDGKRYQQTKLSDDVLEGLRSLVIHLSSEDESDVQEARSVIEPWIVQSTQFANDPTTPFGYAVFNGEEIPLDLVQIIPLTDASHEVILATDGYPQLEETLEASEAYLAQVLAEDPLLYRQEFSTKGLQAGNHSFDDRTYIRFKVKEI, encoded by the coding sequence ATGGAAGCATTTATCCAAGGTAAAGCTTCACCTGAATTATGTGAGGATGCCTTGATTCAAACCCAAGATTATATTGCTGTGATTGATGGCGTGACGGCCAAGTCCAATTTCACTTACCAAGGGCATAAGACGGGTTGGTTAATGGCCCAACTTGTCAAGAAAGTTCTCGAACGTCTTGAGCCAGCTGCAGATTTCCAGGCCTTTCTTCAAGCGGTCAATCAAGAAGTTCGCGCTTTCTACCAGAAAGTAGACTTTACGGAAGATATTAAGTTATTCGGCCTGCAGGCGGTAGGGGCAATTTATTCCAATCATCGCCGGGAAATTTGGTTGGTGGGGGATTGCCAAGTTATGGTTGATGGGAAGCGGTACCAGCAGACGAAGTTGAGTGATGATGTGCTCGAAGGATTACGCAGCTTAGTGATTCATCTGAGCAGCGAGGATGAGTCTGACGTTCAGGAGGCCCGTTCGGTGATTGAACCGTGGATTGTGCAATCAACCCAGTTTGCCAATGATCCGACGACGCCTTTTGGCTACGCGGTCTTTAATGGTGAAGAAATTCCCTTAGACCTTGTACAAATTATTCCCCTCACTGATGCCAGTCATGAAGTCATCCTAGCGACTGATGGATATCCCCAGCTTGAAGAGACTTTGGAAGCGAGTGAGGCTTATTTAGCCCAAGTCTTGGCAGAGGATCCGCTTTTATATCGCCAGGAGTTCTCAACCAAGGGCTTACAAGCAGGCAATCATAGCTTTGATGACCGGACGTATATTCGTTTCAAGGTAAAGGAAATATGA
- a CDS encoding CapA family protein has product MKKAIYLCVLLLLTACQAKDQQSSQEEASLSSAEVTSHSEEAAAEPEPLTLSEPLAGLPAKTTYEPWEGEANRFVIRSVGDVLIHDRVSHLADTSHELYQAAKAQMPAEVYGFEPVAADFLAEGYDFDPMVWHIAPFVAYADLSIANLEVIAASPQLPMAGYPQFNAPRAILTTLKKLGIDHVTNGSNHTLDWYGEGARTSIENISEVGLTYSGSYASWEDYAQPRIYEANGLKVGLLTYSYGTNGMPIPPGEEYLISLTDLDIMLEEIAQVQNQCDAMVVTLQLGPEYDPWPDATQEHVFQALADAGVDVILGGHPHVLQPLVWLNEGGSFGIYSQASFVSGQEDLSNKQGGITEIVLEKAADGQVSVTDVSFMPIFMLGVRDEKMYETVPLADYDYYQIPDGASWWSELAERMQAFTTEVNYVTHLETAWTEATDSTFR; this is encoded by the coding sequence ATGAAGAAAGCAATTTATTTATGTGTGCTACTCCTCTTAACCGCTTGCCAAGCGAAGGATCAGCAATCTTCCCAGGAGGAAGCCAGTCTATCGAGTGCAGAAGTCACTTCCCATAGTGAAGAGGCAGCAGCCGAGCCGGAGCCATTGACCTTAAGTGAGCCCTTGGCAGGGCTTCCTGCCAAGACGACCTACGAACCTTGGGAAGGGGAGGCGAACCGTTTCGTTATTCGCTCAGTCGGCGATGTGTTGATTCATGACCGGGTCAGTCACTTAGCCGATACCTCGCATGAACTATACCAAGCAGCCAAAGCACAAATGCCGGCGGAGGTTTATGGTTTTGAGCCTGTCGCGGCGGATTTTCTAGCTGAAGGTTATGATTTCGATCCAATGGTTTGGCACATAGCTCCCTTTGTCGCCTATGCTGATTTATCGATTGCGAATTTGGAAGTCATCGCAGCCTCGCCGCAACTGCCGATGGCTGGCTATCCGCAATTTAACGCACCTAGAGCTATTCTAACTACTTTGAAGAAATTGGGGATTGACCACGTCACCAATGGATCTAACCACACTTTAGATTGGTACGGGGAAGGTGCACGAACGTCCATTGAGAATATCTCAGAAGTTGGCTTAACCTATTCCGGCTCTTATGCCTCTTGGGAAGACTATGCCCAACCGCGGATTTATGAAGCAAACGGGCTGAAAGTTGGCTTGCTGACTTATTCTTACGGTACCAATGGCATGCCTATCCCGCCGGGAGAAGAGTACTTAATTAGCTTAACTGACTTAGATATTATGCTGGAGGAAATTGCGCAAGTTCAGAATCAATGCGATGCGATGGTCGTGACCTTGCAGTTAGGTCCGGAATATGATCCATGGCCAGATGCCACGCAAGAACATGTCTTTCAAGCTTTGGCCGATGCGGGTGTGGACGTGATATTAGGGGGCCATCCCCATGTCTTGCAACCCTTGGTTTGGTTGAATGAAGGCGGTAGCTTTGGTATATATTCACAAGCCAGCTTTGTCTCAGGCCAAGAAGACTTGAGCAATAAACAAGGTGGCATTACTGAGATTGTGCTAGAGAAAGCAGCAGATGGTCAAGTTAGTGTCACAGATGTGAGCTTTATGCCCATCTTTATGCTAGGCGTGCGCGATGAGAAGATGTATGAAACAGTTCCTTTGGCTGATTATGATTACTATCAAATCCCTGATGGAGCATCTTGGTGGTCAGAATTAGCCGAGCGTATGCAGGCTTTTACGACTGAAGTGAATTATGTCACCCATTTAGAGACGGCATGGACTGAAGCAACGGATTCAACTTTTCGTTAG
- a CDS encoding TetR/AcrR family transcriptional regulator C-terminal domain-containing protein produces the protein MENLISVDLLGEVVSMIFIYFDRHMAFYQRAFETEGQNSFEEILTLKMTALVERIFDQYPMRDFEAVSFFSSQSISHYYGIVTVIIIKLWLQEGTKRNTDVDQVISAYKFFATHSFDDVIDIENPNY, from the coding sequence TTGGAGAATTTAATCAGTGTCGACTTGCTCGGTGAAGTCGTTTCGATGATTTTTATTTATTTCGATCGGCATATGGCTTTCTACCAGAGAGCCTTTGAAACAGAAGGGCAGAATTCCTTTGAAGAAATTCTTACGTTGAAGATGACAGCATTAGTTGAGCGGATCTTCGATCAGTATCCTATGCGGGATTTCGAAGCTGTTTCCTTCTTCAGTAGCCAGTCTATTAGTCATTATTATGGTATTGTAACGGTAATTATTATTAAGTTATGGCTGCAGGAGGGGACGAAACGAAATACCGATGTGGATCAAGTTATTAGTGCGTATAAATTCTTCGCGACCCATTCCTTTGATGATGTGATTGATATTGAAAATCCTAATTACTAA
- a CDS encoding sugar O-acetyltransferase, with protein MNERDKMLAGAWYDANYDDALLKERNQAKALATQINQTIDLAERNQLIEELIQQPLGNSEWLPPLMVDYGWNISLGDYVSINHNAYLMDGGAMTIGNHVFIGPNAGFYTARHPLNYKERDQGYEQALPITISDHVWIGGDVSILPGVTIGEGAVVGTGSVVTKDVPAHTVVAGNPARVIRHIDQEQTEIQ; from the coding sequence ATGAACGAAAGAGACAAAATGCTTGCTGGCGCTTGGTATGACGCTAATTATGACGACGCCTTGCTCAAAGAGCGTAACCAAGCCAAGGCCTTAGCCACACAAATTAACCAAACAATCGACCTAGCCGAAAGAAATCAGCTGATCGAAGAACTCATTCAACAACCCTTAGGTAACAGTGAATGGCTGCCACCTTTGATGGTTGATTACGGCTGGAACATTAGCCTAGGAGACTATGTCTCAATTAATCACAATGCTTACCTGATGGATGGGGGCGCCATGACCATAGGTAACCACGTCTTTATTGGCCCAAATGCCGGCTTTTATACGGCCAGACACCCGCTCAACTACAAGGAAAGGGACCAAGGCTATGAACAAGCCTTACCTATAACCATCTCAGACCATGTTTGGATTGGCGGAGATGTCAGCATCCTTCCCGGCGTTACTATCGGCGAAGGCGCCGTCGTTGGGACCGGCTCCGTCGTCACCAAAGACGTCCCAGCCCACACGGTCGTCGCCGGAAACCCCGCCCGAGTTATCCGCCATATCGACCAAGAACAAACAGAAATCCAATAA
- a CDS encoding exonuclease domain-containing protein, producing MEYVAFDFETANHEKASACSLGAVRVRNGIMEAHFYELIDPKTYFTPKNIAIHGILPEDVAGQADYAEVIARFTDFTKGLPVVSHSQFDRRVIQAENRRYRRSALGLDYFDSYQLARSIWAGKLPRFGLKPLSEQIKFEFNHHNALEDSRAAAYIIHALGMYTKSETVEELLAAAGVQAFYKL from the coding sequence ATGGAGTATGTAGCCTTTGATTTTGAGACGGCTAATCATGAGAAAGCGTCGGCCTGTTCCTTGGGTGCGGTTCGCGTTAGGAATGGGATTATGGAGGCGCATTTCTATGAATTAATTGATCCTAAGACTTATTTCACGCCAAAGAATATCGCTATTCATGGTATTCTTCCGGAGGATGTGGCGGGGCAGGCTGATTATGCGGAAGTGATCGCCCGCTTTACCGATTTCACGAAGGGCCTGCCTGTCGTGAGTCATAGTCAGTTTGACCGGCGGGTGATTCAAGCTGAGAATCGACGTTATCGTCGGTCCGCTTTAGGGCTAGATTATTTCGATTCCTATCAACTGGCACGCTCAATTTGGGCGGGTAAATTACCCCGCTTTGGTCTGAAACCGCTCAGTGAGCAAATTAAATTTGAGTTTAACCATCATAATGCCCTCGAGGATTCCCGGGCTGCAGCTTATATTATCCATGCCCTCGGCATGTATACTAAGAGTGAGACGGTCGAAGAGCTCCTAGCTGCCGCCGGTGTGCAGGCTTTTTATAAATTGTAG